The DNA sequence GATCACCTGGAGGCACTCCAGAACCGTGTGGGGGTCGTTCGGGTGGCCTGGCGTTGCCGGGGGGATGCAGACGCGTTCGAGCTCCTCGGACGTCACGGCAGCGATGGTCTGCTGCACCTCGTCCATCCGCTCACGACGCACTGCGAGGGCCTCATCGACAGTTGGCCGAGACGGACGGTGGCCCGTTCGCGGCAGCAGTCATCGAGATCGAGACGGGCCGTCTCGTGGCCCTGGCGACGAACCGGGTCACAGCGACTCCGGACCCGACGGCGCATTCCGAGATCGCCACGCTGCGCGCGGCCGCCGCGGCGCTGGACGGCACCGTCCTGATCGCCAGCTGCGAGCCCTGCCCGATGTGCCTCGCCGCATGTCTCTGGGCGCGAGTCGAGGCGGTGG is a window from the Actinomycetes bacterium genome containing:
- a CDS encoding nucleoside deaminase — protein: MAETDGGPFAAAVIEIETGRLVALATNRVTATPDPTAHSEIATLRAAAAALDGTVLIASCEPCPMCLAACLWARVEAVVFLASRRDAAAVGFDDEVFHAALGSPSALPPTIAGMRVFRLDHPRVREPFGAWSANADRIPY